One region of Salvia miltiorrhiza cultivar Shanhuang (shh) chromosome 3, IMPLAD_Smil_shh, whole genome shotgun sequence genomic DNA includes:
- the LOC131017254 gene encoding uncharacterized protein LOC131017254, translated as MLIELEIWKQENEEAINMLVQTGGFFEKKVLRSPKQPLQITKVEQMLQNQENTYFNVKVKARLENEYQDYFYIGCPICSTKTVASYGTEFMCYSTPCKNMRIANRSFRFSLMVFDASGQVEVTFLGKEAQKLLGLDPSEFYEKQNQGPITQMDFLRQRLCNIVLLLKIKSRIFKDVCTFTADAIEILQDDGAIPSEKISIEPEVHLEQGLLKSATRQLVFHDSLDNDKVIRAKIAAKAKGKGKVSQESHIEHIKDTIGSSFKDSLSSDDDKPISEIFRGKKKICSIVLSEDSSNDSLNCVVESVERGNIGKIKRRFVSKRKKVVHLDLSEDSDDVDTPENFDDAHLDMPLSGNS; from the exons ATGCTAATTGAACTAGAGATATG GAAGCAAGAGAATGAAGAGGCCATCAACATGTTAGTACAAACTGGTggtttttttgaaaagaaagtgttGCGCTCACCTAAGCAACCCCTGCAGATTACTAAAGTGGAACAAATGTTGCAGAATCAAGAG AATACATACTTTAATGTAAAAGTTAAAGCAAGATTGGAAAATGAATACCAAGACTACTTTTACATTGGTTGTCCAATATGTTCCACAAAGACAGTTGCCTCATATGGTACAGAGTTCATGTGTTACTCAACTCCATGCAAGAATATGAGAATAGCCAATCGGAG CTTCAGATTTAGTCTCATGGTCTTTGATGCGTCTGGACAAGTGGAAGTCACTTTTTTGGGGAAAGAAGCTCAGAAACTTCTTGGCCTAGATCCTTCTGAgttttatgaaaaacaaaatcaa ggacCCATAACGCAGATGGATTTTCTTAGGCAACGCCTATGCAATATTGTCTTACTCTTAAAGATAAAAAGTCGAATATTTAAAGATGTTTGTACTTTCACTGCGGATGCTATTGAGATTTTACAAGATGATGGTGCAATACCATCTGAGAAAATTAGCATTGAACCTGAAGTTCATCTGGAGCAAG GGCTGCTAAAAAGTGCGACGAGACAATTGGTTTTTCATGATTCATTAG ATAATGATAAAGTCATTCGAGCAAAGATTGCTGCCAAAGCTAAAGGCAAGGGGAAAGTGTCCCAAGAAAGCCATATTGAACATATCAAAG ATACAATTGGAAGCTCATTTAAAGATAGTCTTTCTTCTGATGATGATAAACCAATATCAG AAATCTTCAGGGGTAAAAAGAAAATTTGCTCTATTGTTTTGTCTGAAGATTCAAGCAATGATAGTCTGAATTGTGTAGTGGAATCGGTTGAAAGAG GTAACATTGGGAAAATCAAAAGAAGATTTGTTAGCAAAAGGAAAAAAGTTGTGCACTTAGATCTTTCTGAAGATTCAG ATGATGTTGATACACCTGAGAATTTTGATGATGCACATTTGGATATGCCTCTATCAGGTAATAGTTAG
- the LOC131018215 gene encoding F-box/kelch-repeat protein At3g06240-like — MEIGKSRRKSLHLPEETIEEILSRLAVNSVLKFRCVSKSWGSLIDSERFIKTHHQNSIKNPSFPQQRLILKNYLFDEFDDWPVQSSLPSVLSEPPNTISLSPLAVQTNTIRFEILGCYNGLLCILEQPSGIYSWNPSIGISRNLPEQPCRIHLWNPSTGISKKLPEISNVGYVSDFGFGWVESSGEYKVFVNVANLDNYRWKWVGKVYSSKTKSWKTIEHCEEYLCTYRCKEGVFAGGKLYWTNYNGHKEDIIFLDLKSEVFGRIELPFDEEYRAIKLLGVLGGCLCALHWDIYYFKTIVQVWVMKKSWEKVVNVHHLVELLQPAPLVVGLKGEILVNCGSTLLVFDRQDNVFRCPKVCCDYRSTHVYVESLVSPEDL, encoded by the coding sequence ATGGAGATCGGAAAAAGTAGACGAAAATCTCTCCATCTTCCTGAAGAAACCATTGAAGAAATACTATCCAGACTTGCGGTGAATTCAGTTTTGAAGTTCAGGTGCGTTTCGAAATCATGGGGCTCTTTAATTGATAGCGAACGTTTCATCAAAACCCATCatcaaaattcaattaaaaaccCATCTTTCCCCCAACAAAGGCTCATTTTAAAGAACTATTTGTTTGATGAGTTTGATGATTGGCCTGTGCAATCTTCTCTGCCGTCGGTTTTGAGTGAACCACCAAATACTATCTCTTTATCTCCTTTAGCTGTTCAAACGAATACTATACGATTTGAGATTTTGGGGTGCTATAATGGGCTGCTCTGTATTCTCGAGCAACCAAGTGGAATTTACTCGTGGAATCCATCCATTGGAATCTCCAGGAATCTGCCAGAGCAACCATGTAGAATTCACTTGTGGAATCCATCCACTGGAATCTCCAAGAAACTGCCTGAAATTTCTAATGTCGGGTATGTTAGTGATTTTGGATTCGGTTGGGTTGAATCAAGTGGTGAGTACAAGGTGTTTGTGAATGTGGCTAATCTTGATAATTATCGGTGGAAGTGGGTTGGTAAAGTTTATAGTTCAAAGacaaaatcatggaaaacaaTAGAGCACTGCGAGGAATATTTATGTACATATCGTTGCAAAGAGGGGGTGTTTGCAGGTGGGAAGCTTTACTGGACGAATTATAATGGACATAAAGAGGATATTATTTTCTTGGACTTGAAGAGTGAGGTGTTTGGAAGGATTGAGCTTCCCTTTGATGAAGAATATCGCGCTATAAAGTTATTGGGTGTGCTTGGTGGTTGCCTTTGCGCGCTACATTGggatatttattattttaaaacaaTCGTTCAAGTTTGGGTTATGAAGAAGTCTTGGGAGAAAGTGGTGAATGTTCATCATCTTGTTGAGCTACTTCAACCAGCACCTTTGGTGGTGGGTCTAAAGGGTGAGATTTTGGTAAATTGTGGATCCACTTTGTTGGTTTTTGATCGTCAGGATAATGTGTTCCGCTGTCCCAAGGTTTGTTGCGATTACCGTTCAACTCATGTCTATGTTGAAAGTTTAGTCTCACCAGAAGATTTATGA
- the LOC131017252 gene encoding uncharacterized protein LOC131017252, which translates to MTQTIELYSFQEDSWNQISPKKPFDNLEETYMYGSMAISVRGKFYWFNLLDRIVSLDCSEKTLSYIDLPPECHPSIPIEWGELVQFNGGDSLGYVRIRNRHPKVGIDFDLWEWSEELKWVVKFSVSLGGAMGTVPATICGTFLFLYGRSGKLGDNEHRLVAYEWTKGDCKELGIDTNGVKIHIVCYVEGTVVLPHGKLGKAINGSSFLINPPLVKLPNLFIRHCGCKGNKGPGCECCQPYSDAYKFSVEDVAANGFRVLRDTEEEVGPDISKNQLAGNPDAQGGNKKKTPQGNISRHHLYKREGGSNICSDEWNPMEALLKSNEVSVTFKQEIKKMAKVMKDLKEENTIMKSNCDKSDITIIELTNERELLKKQLEETRNQKDKLESLCRSLQAERKTNSAASDSIP; encoded by the exons ATGACCCAAACTATTGAGTTGTATTCGTTCCAAGAGGATTCCTGGAACCAAATTTCTCCTAAGAAGCCCTTTGATAATCTTGAAGAAACATATATGTATGGTTCTATGGCTATATCTGTTAGAGGTAAATTTTATTGGTTTAATTTGCTTGACAGAATTGTATCGTTGGATTGTAGTGAGAAAACCTTATCTTACATTGATTTACCACCAGAGTGTCATCCCTCGATTCCCATTGAATGGGGTGAGCTTGTCCAGTTTAATGGTGGAGATTCGTTAGGTTATGTTCGCATTCGGAATCGACATCCTAAAGTTGGTATTGATTTTGACCTTTGGGAATGGAGTGAAGAGTTAAAGTGGGTTGTTAAGTTTAGTGTGTCTCTTGGTGGTGCTATGGGTACAGTACCGGCGACTATATGCGGAACATTCTTGTTTCTTTATGGAAGGTCTGGCAAACTGGGTGATAATGAACATCGTCTAGTAGCTTACGAGTGGACTAAGGGAGACTGCAAGGAACTCGGTATTGATACTAATGGCGTTAAAATCCATATCGTTTGTTATGTTGAGGGCACCGTTGTGCTGCCCCATGGAAAGCTTGGAAAGGCAATCAATGGATCCTCATTTCTTATTAATCCTCCTTTAGTCAAGCTTCCTAACCTGTTCATAAGGCATTGCGGATGCAAAGGGAACAAGGGTCCAGGATGCGAGTGTTGTCAACCTTACAGCGATGCCTACAAGTTTAGTGTTGAAGATGTTGCTGCTAATGG ATTCCGCGTCCTTCGTGATACGGAGGAGGAGGTTGGTCCTGATATATCAAAGAATCAATTGGCTGGAAATCCTGATGCACAAGggggaaataaaaagaaaacacCTCAGGGAAACATCTCTAGACATCATCTGTATAAGAGAGAGGGTGGTTCGAACATATGTTCAGATGAGTGGAATCCAATG GAAGCATTGTTGAAGAGTAACGAGGTTTCTGTAACATTTAAGCAAGAAATCAAGAAG ATGGCGAAAGTAATGAAGGACCTTAAAGAGGAAAACACCATCATGAAGAGCAATTGCGATAAATCAGATATCACCATCATCGAACTGACCAACGAGCGTGAACTCTTGAAGAAACAACTGGAGGAAACGAGAAATCAGAAGGACAAACTGGAATCGTTGTGTCGATCACTCCAAGCAGAGAGGAAGACAAATTCAGCTGCCTCGGACAGTATTCCATAG